AATCACGAAAAGGAGATGCTCGCGCTCGCCGCCATGGGAGTGGACGGCATCATCTCCGACGACACCAGGCTCTTGGGCAGCGCTTTCCGCGACCGCCGGGAAGCGGAGTGATCTAGCGACTGACAAGCGTCAGCCGACAACTTAGAATGGCTGGCGCATGTCCACGGGTGAAAAATTCGAACGCGCGGTCGGCATCATGGCGCGGCTCCGCGCTCCCGGCGGCTGTCCCTGGGACCGGGAGCAGACCTTCGACTCCATCAAGCCCTACACCCTGGAAGAGACCTACGAGGTGCTGGAGGCCATCGACCACCGGGACTGGGACGAACTGACCGGCGAGCTCGGCGATCTCCTGCTGCAAGTCCTCTTCTACGCCGAGATGGCGAAGGAGGAGAACCATTTCGGCATCGATGACGTGCTCGACCGCCTCTCCAACAAGCTGGTGGACCGCCATCCCCACGTTTTCGGCGACGTGGAGGCCAAGACGTCTTCCGATGTCTTGCGCAACTGGGAGGCGCTGAAGGCCGAGGAGAAGAAGAAGCGGCTCGCCGCCGGGGGAGGGAAGTCGGCGCGGCCGGAAGAGCCGGCGAAATCCGTCCTTGCCGGCGTGTCCTCGGCCGTGCCCGCGCTGCTGGAGGCTTTCAAGCTCAGCTCCCGCGCCGCCCACGTCGGCTTCGACTGGCCGAACATCGCCGGGCTGTTCGAGAAGCTGGAAGAGGAGACGGGTGAGCTGCGCCGCGAGGTGGACCAGTTGCCGGCGCCCGGCCCGCGCCCCCAGGACCGCGGAGTCGCCGGGGCGCGTGGCGCCGTCATCCCCGAGGAGATGCGGCTGCGCCTGGAGGATGAGGTCGGCGACATGCTCTTCGTCCTGGTGAACATCGCCCGTTACCTGTCGCTCGATCCCGAGTCCGCCCTGCGCCAGACCAACCGCAAATTCCGGCGCCGCTTCCAGTGGCTGGAGGAGGAGCTTCGCAAGTCCGGCCGGTCGCCGCGCGAGGCCTCGCTCGACGAGATGGAGGCCCTGTGGCAGCGGTCCAAGGAGCAGGAACGGCGTCCATGAGCGAGATCGCCATCCGCCACTGCGATTCGGTCGAAGAGTTCGAGCTCTGCGTCAAGTTGCAGAAGGAGGTGTGGGGCTTCGACGATATCGAGGTGGTGCCCTTGCGCATGTTCGTGGTCGCCACCAAGATCGGCGGCCAGGTCATCGGCGCCTTCGACCGGGGACAGCTCATCGGCTTCGCCCTGTCCATCCCGGGTACCCGCAGCGGACACCAGTACCTGCATTCGCACATGCTGGCGGTGCGCGAGGACCATCGCAACACCGGCATCGGACGCCGCATCAAATTGGCGCAGCGCGACGACGCCCTGCAGCGCGGCTTCGACCTGATCGAATGGACCTTCGACCCGCTCGAGATCAAGAACGCCTTCCTCAACCTGGAGCGGCTGGGCGCCATCTGCCGGCGCTACAACATCAATCAGTACGGGACCTCCAACTCGCCCTTATGGGGAGGCCTGCCCACCGACCGGCTGATCGCCGAGTGGTGGATCCGCTCCCGACGCGTCGAGTCCCTCGTCAATGGGGGGCAGCTTCCTCACCTTGAGCCCGAGCGCACCATCTCGGTCCCGGCCGAGATCTACGAGTGGAAAGCGAAGGCCGAGACCCGCGGCAAGGCCGCCGACGTCCAGTCACGCAACCGCGAGAGATTCCTGGCCGCCTTCCGCGAGGGGATGGCCGTGCTCCGTTTCCAGCGCAGCCCTCGCGGCGACGGCAGCTACCTCCTGGGCCATTGGGACGAAGACTGGTCCTATGCCGCGGACCACTAGCCGATGAAGATCGAAGCCCTCACCCTCCGCGAGATCCGCATGCCGCTGGTCCATTTCTTCGAGACCAGCTTCGGCCGCACCACCGAGCGCCGCATCGTGCTGGTCACCGCTCACTGCGAAGGCGTGGAGGGCTGGGGGGAATGCGTCGCCGGCGAGAGTCCTTTCTACAACGAGGAATCCATCGAGACTGCCTGGTACGTGATCGAGGAGCACCTGGCCCCGGCCATCATCGGCCAAACCCTCCAGCGTCCCTCCGATTGCGTGGCGCTCTTCGCCCGGGTACGCGAGCACCGCATGGCCAAAGCTGCGGTGGAAGGCGCGCTCTGGCACGCCTTCTCTTTGCAGGCCGGCCAGCCCTTGTGGCGGATGATCGGGGGGAGCCGGCGCCAGATCGAGTGCGGGGTCTCCATCGGCATCCAGGATTCGGTCGAGCAGTTGCTCGACAGGGTCGCCACCGAGCTCGCCGCCGGATACCGCCGCATCAAGGTCAAGGTCAAGCCGGGCTGGGACCTGAACGTGCTGGAGCGCATCCGCGCCCGCTGGCCCGACATCCTGCTCAGCTGCGACGCCAACTCTGCCTACACCCTTGACCAGGTGGAGCATCTCAAGAAGTTCGACCAGTTCCGTCTGTTGATGATCGAACAACCGTTGTGGAATGACGATCTCTACTTCCACGCGCGCCTGCAGAAACAGCTGCAGACCGCCCTCTGCCTCGACGAGTCCATCCACCATGCACGCGACGCCGACGCCGCCGCCGGGCTCGGCGCCTGCCGCATCATCAACGTCAAGCAGGGAAGAGTGGGTGGCCTCACCGAGGCCATCCGCGTGCACGACGTCTGCCGCAACCGGGGGATCCCGAACTGGTGCGGCGGGATGCTGGAATCGGGCATCGGCCGGGCGCTCAACATCGCCCTCTCCACTCTGGAGAACTTCCGCCTCCCCGGCGACGTCTCCGCCTCCAAGCGTTACTGGAAGGAAGATGTCATCGAGCCCGCGGTCGAGGTCACTCCCGACGGACTCATCCACGTGCCCGACTCGCCCGGGCTCGGCTACAAAGTGAGGCTTGACCTGATTGAGAAGCTGACGGTCCGGAAGGAAACGTTCAAGGGCAAGACCTAACTACAAACTACAAACTACTGCTTCTCCGCCACCGCCGATTTCTGTTTCCGCAGCAGCTCGATCCCCTGGGCCAACGTCAGATCGTTGGGCACGATCCGGAAGTTTGAGGCCTGGTCGTCATCGCGGATGTGGATGGACTTGAAGATCAGCACTTTCCCGTCGAAGTTCAGCTTCATGTGCGTGATCTCCCAATTGCCATTCCCGGTCACGTCTGACTGCTGCACCATGAATTGGCCGTCCTTGTCCAGATGTCCCAGGATGCCCCAGCCGAAGTTCACGCTGCGGAAGAGCTTGCCGTCGATCTCTGCCAGGCGCTTGGCGCGCGGGTCGATGAGCATGGTACCCGCCATGCCCTGGAACACCTGCAGCTCCCGGGAAGGCGGATCGAAGTTCGGATTGGGCTTGAACTTGACCCGCACCAGGGGGCCGCGCGGCCCTTCGACCGTGCCGTCAGGCTCGAACTGGAACGCGTCCGGCAGCGCTCCCACCATCTTGCGCGTGCGCTTTTCGTCTTCTTTCTGCTCCTTGAGCTTCTTCGCTCTGGTTTGAGCATCACGCAGCAGATTGTCCAGCTTTTCGTCGTCCGCCTGGCGCTCCTCCGCGGTCAGCGGACGGTCATCGATCGCCACCAGCCGGGCGACCACCCCCTCCTTGGTCTGGATCATCTCCTTGGTCAGGATGCCGCGCTTGCCGTGCTCGCGCAGCGTATAGCGGAAGGCCGGTCCACCAGGCTTCTCATCTTCATCCAGCTGGTTCTGGATGGCGGTGCGCACCAGCGCCTGCGCCTCGGTGGCGCTGTGCGGCACAATCCCGCTGTTACCGTTGGACGGCTTCGTCGCTCCGGTGGGGGGATTCTGCCCCATGACCGCGAAGCTCGCTGACACCACCACCGCCAGCACCAGTGCCGCCTGGACCTGCTTTCTCATGGCTGTTACAGATTAGACGCCCGGGGCGGGGTTGCTGTTGCTTTTTCCTCGGCCCTTGGAGCCGGCAGGATTCTTGCCAATCCATTGATTGCAAACGACTTACTAGGCATCGCAGATTATTAGTAGGCAATTAATATCTATTAGATTACTAACGACGGGACAGCGGCAATTTGCGCCCCCACCATGCGGCGCCGTTGTGCTCGTCCCCGCCTGCAAGGACCGCGTCAGCAGTGACTCTCGGCCCTCTCTTACCAGTGCGTGGTTTGCGGAACGGCCTTGCGGATCATTTACTGATGAGTATCAGTCGGTCCAGTCGCCTCGGGCCGTCCGGGTTCGGAGGGTCGCAGGTAGGTTGCTTACGAGTAACTGCACACTCTATGGTGCGATTCCTCCCGCCGTTGTCCAAAAAGCCGATTGCCCGCTGTCTCTCGGTCGGGTATAGTCTGCACAAGCTATTCTGTTCCGGTACTTTGCAACGCAACTTTTGTGCACTTCCTGCGGCGCAGAGTGGCTCAACGTCGCGCTCTGGAGGGCCTCGCCATGTGGAAATCCAGCAAGGAAGAAGTCAAGCCGCCGGCGCCTCCCGCTCCGGCTCCACCGGCTCTCACTCCCACCAAGGAGGTTCGTCCCATGGACGCCCCGAAGCCCTTCGACAATTACAAGGCTGACGTCGCTCACATCGGCAAGTCGGTGCTGGTGAAAGGTGAGCTCTCCGGCAGCGAGGACCTTTACCTGGACGGCGAGGTCGAGGGCAGCATCCAGCTGCGCGATCACAGCCTGATCGTCGGGCCGCACGGTCGCGTGAAGGCCAACATCCAGGCGCGTGACGTCGTGGTCCACGGCAAAGTGGACGGCAACATCCGCGGCACCGAGCGCGTCGAGCTGAAGAAGTCCGCCGTGCTGGTCGGCGACATCTCCACCCAGCGCATCATCGTCGAGGACGGCGCGTTCTTCAAGGGCGCCGTGGACATCCAGAAGGAG
The sequence above is a segment of the Terriglobales bacterium genome. Coding sequences within it:
- the menC gene encoding o-succinylbenzoate synthase yields the protein MKIEALTLREIRMPLVHFFETSFGRTTERRIVLVTAHCEGVEGWGECVAGESPFYNEESIETAWYVIEEHLAPAIIGQTLQRPSDCVALFARVREHRMAKAAVEGALWHAFSLQAGQPLWRMIGGSRRQIECGVSIGIQDSVEQLLDRVATELAAGYRRIKVKVKPGWDLNVLERIRARWPDILLSCDANSAYTLDQVEHLKKFDQFRLLMIEQPLWNDDLYFHARLQKQLQTALCLDESIHHARDADAAAGLGACRIINVKQGRVGGLTEAIRVHDVCRNRGIPNWCGGMLESGIGRALNIALSTLENFRLPGDVSASKRYWKEDVIEPAVEVTPDGLIHVPDSPGLGYKVRLDLIEKLTVRKETFKGKT
- a CDS encoding GNAT family N-acetyltransferase, with protein sequence MSEIAIRHCDSVEEFELCVKLQKEVWGFDDIEVVPLRMFVVATKIGGQVIGAFDRGQLIGFALSIPGTRSGHQYLHSHMLAVREDHRNTGIGRRIKLAQRDDALQRGFDLIEWTFDPLEIKNAFLNLERLGAICRRYNINQYGTSNSPLWGGLPTDRLIAEWWIRSRRVESLVNGGQLPHLEPERTISVPAEIYEWKAKAETRGKAADVQSRNRERFLAAFREGMAVLRFQRSPRGDGSYLLGHWDEDWSYAADH
- the mazG gene encoding nucleoside triphosphate pyrophosphohydrolase, whose amino-acid sequence is MSTGEKFERAVGIMARLRAPGGCPWDREQTFDSIKPYTLEETYEVLEAIDHRDWDELTGELGDLLLQVLFYAEMAKEENHFGIDDVLDRLSNKLVDRHPHVFGDVEAKTSSDVLRNWEALKAEEKKKRLAAGGGKSARPEEPAKSVLAGVSSAVPALLEAFKLSSRAAHVGFDWPNIAGLFEKLEEETGELRREVDQLPAPGPRPQDRGVAGARGAVIPEEMRLRLEDEVGDMLFVLVNIARYLSLDPESALRQTNRKFRRRFQWLEEELRKSGRSPREASLDEMEALWQRSKEQERRP
- a CDS encoding polymer-forming cytoskeletal protein codes for the protein MWKSSKEEVKPPAPPAPAPPALTPTKEVRPMDAPKPFDNYKADVAHIGKSVLVKGELSGSEDLYLDGEVEGSIQLRDHSLIVGPHGRVKANIQARDVVVHGKVDGNIRGTERVELKKSAVLVGDISTQRIIVEDGAFFKGAVDIQKEAAKPDTKREMAMAAAASFSPATSGSSSPAPGPGNSSQPSLVEKKY